In Zingiber officinale cultivar Zhangliang chromosome 1A, Zo_v1.1, whole genome shotgun sequence, a genomic segment contains:
- the LOC122009413 gene encoding probable WRKY transcription factor 75 — protein METVMARGNSEAPTGGCSPSLTAQQNLLMIQQLAQQQQVQEQSVYHNSLTPPALLMSEVGLASLLLPSLTGQQLTAAVAPPQGDDEGEVGGVCGRSKAKSAMTTKGKKVMRPRFAFRTKSPSDILDDGYRWRKYGQKAVKNSPHPRSYYRCTHHTCNVKKQVQRQSKDTSVVVTTYEGIHNHPCEKLMEAFAPLLKQIQFLTGL, from the exons atGGAAACTGTAATGGCCAGAGGGAATTCAGAAGCACCAACCGGCGGCTGCTCGCCCAGCCTCACAGCTCAGCAAAATCTGCTCATGATCCAACAGCTAGCGCAACAGCAACAAGTGCAGGAgcagagtgtgtatcacaattctCTAACGCCGCCGGCGCTTCTCATGTCGGAGGTGGGGCTAGCCTCGTTGCTCCTTCCGAGCCTGACAGGACAGCAATTGACAGCGGCTGTTGCCCCGCCACAGGGCGACGATGAAGGAGAAGTAGGCGGCGTCTGCGGCCGGTCGAAGGCGAAGTCGGCAATGACGACGAAGGGAAAGAAGGTGATGAGGCCAAGGTTTGCGTTCCGGACCAAGAGCCCCAGTGACATCCTCGACGATGGCTATCGATGGCGCAAGTATGGGCAGAAGGCCGTCAAGAACAGCCCTCATCCTag GAGCTACTATCGATGCACTCACCATACATGCAACGTGAAGAAACAAGTCCAGCGGCAATCCAAAGACACGAGCGTCGTTGTGACCACGTACGAGGGAATACACAACCATCCATGTGAGAAGTTGATGGAGGCTTTTGCTCCTCTCCTCAAGCAGATACAATTTCTTACTGGCCTCTGA